The genomic stretch gatacgatctaaacagttgttcattaaaaaacaccaaccagccgtagttccccgaactacgaatgctctgatttccttattataccataaggatacgtaggcaggagattgttgtatcttcgcgagcacactaataaaaaacctcctctttctcctttctgaggttctcatccatttctatttttaatattttataacccaaagataacaaacaaacataaattaacacacgaaatacaaattagaactaaaaggttcccgttgagtacaacggacgtaaggggtgctaataccttccccttacgtaatccactcccgaacccgaatatggttgcgacgaccattattccatttcctaaaggttttatcgatattttcctatcccttcattgggataaataaagttcgatggcgactctgttcgaacataaattttttccgcgaccatcgcgaggaatcgtgTTTTTCGTGATGCGACAATCCCGCTTGAAGTAGATTCTTTTTGGAGTTTCGTTGGAACGTGAGTCACGTTCATGCTGACAGTCATTCTTCTAAAGAGGGTTCATGACTCTGAGGACCTTTAGACAAGCCTTGGATTTTGAAGTTAAAGGCAACCACACTTAGAGGATATCATCCAGAAAGTATTGTTGACTCACAAGCTATCTTGTAGCGATAACGATACTTTTGCCTCATGATTTGTGACTCTAAGTGTCTTCAAAAGTCTTAGTACTCACCTTGTGAGGTTATATGGGTTTCTTTCCTGGAAACTTAACCTGAAACATACCTTGAATCTATAGTGATTATGTTCTCTTCTCTCATATCCATtcataacatattgcattgcatacATACTTGGGCCTTATTCTCGGAGAATCCTAAAGGTTTGTAACTCTGCAGTGAACATTCCGAGATGATATTAGATAAGAATAATACCCTTCCACTCAAGTTCAAGCTACCAAGAGTGGATAGTCTTTTGTCCCTCAACAACTAAATCACCCCATTCAAAAAGAACAACTTCGTCTATAGATATGGACAGATTCTGGATCTTCTCACCGCCTATGTAGACGTATCAGCCTTGGTGGCCTTATCTCAATATTATGATCCACCACTCAGATGCTTTACCTTCAAAGACTTTCAATTGGTCCCGACAATTGAAGAATACGAGAGGCTTCTAGGTTGGTATGTGAAAGATCACCCTCCCTTCACAAAGTTGGGTGAAATGTTGATGCCTGAATCAGTTGCTGAAGCATTGCACTTATCTATTGAAGAGGTAACCCTTAGTCTGGGACCTAGGGGATTTTATAGGAAGTTCTTGGAAGAGAAGGCACGGGCCTTGGAGAAAGAAGGTAAGTGGCTTCCCTTCAGTGCTACTCTAGCCCTCTTAATTTATAGAGTTGTCCTATTCCTAAATAACGATGACGACATAAACCCTTCTATCATCAGCATGTTCGTATCTGGGAATCTCGTCCCTGCATTGGTGTCTGATGTGTATTATTGTTTACACACTCGACATGAAAAGAGAAAAGGTGTGGTATTGAGTTGTGCTTCACTGTTGTACACATGGCTCTTATCCCACATGCGTCAAAAGGGGCCATGGGTAGACTTCTTGAAGGACTTGAGCTGGTCTCAGAAGTTTTCTTCCCTTACTGCTAAAGTTGTGGTTTGGTATCTTCCTACTTCCAATATAGAGCAGATTATCATGTGTTATGAAGACTTCTCGAAGTGCCACTCATAGGTCCCCGAGGTTGCATAAATTACAACCCTTCGTTGGCCATGGGGCAGTTGGGATACTTGATGGAGAATGAACCTAAGGCTAAATTACTAAAGTATTTCTTCCTACTAGGTTTGGGAGTAGAGAACCCAAATCTATTGCAGAAGATTAAACAAGCTTGGACTCAAATTCATCAAAAGGCAAAGAGCTTGGTAAACTTGATTTTCGAGCTAAAGAGTCGTATCACTAGTGGGTGGTACAAAGGGAGAAAGAAGTCAAGCTAGCTTACAATGTTGATGTTTAAGTTCCTCCCCTGGAACCAGGGCTAGTATATTCCACCAAGGAAGAAGTAGATGCATTGAAAGCAATTATCGCACTGTTAACTAAAGAAAATGAAGAATTACAATCGAAGCTTCATGCATTGGATAAATATCATGCTAAGCTCAAGAGAAAGAGTGAAGAAGATATTGAGCTCTTGACAGAAATAATAAAAAAGGATAAAATTGAGGAGAACCTCAAAGATAAATACCAAGATGGTCTAGCTCAAGCTAATATAGGGCTAACTTCTCTCAAGAAACAGTTGAAACAGACAAAAAAGGAGCCCGGCGACAACCACCGTTGGTTCGAGTTGGATGTTAAAGAGAAGAAGGTATTGAGAGATGAATCCTACCTGGAGATTCATAAACTCAAACTTTCCCTCCGCGAAGCCAATGCCAAGGTAGAGGTGGAACGTCGTCTCAAAGAGGAGGCAATTAGAGTTTCCTATATCACACCTCAAGTATGGAAAGAGAAGTTTCATAAAGATGAACTTGCCACTTTGAGTGCCGAACATTGGAGAGATCATTTATCTGCTCTAAAGAATGAGAGTTTGGGTTGGCTCAATGAGAAGGCTCGTATGAATAGTCTTCTTGATGCTTATGTTGGATCTATCAACTTGTTGCAAACCGCTGCCATTATGTACCGAACCAAGTATGGTTGCTTAGTAAGGTTCTGCAACGAGTTAACTAAAGAGGTTCCTTGGAAGATAGAGAATTCTCTGGAAGATGTTGATGAGAATACTACTTCATACTTTATACTCTGATTCATCTACCTTTGTGATCGCATGATGAGAAGGTT from Lathyrus oleraceus cultivar Zhongwan6 chromosome 7, CAAS_Psat_ZW6_1.0, whole genome shotgun sequence encodes the following:
- the LOC127103035 gene encoding uncharacterized protein LOC127103035; the encoded protein is MLMPESVAEALHLSIEEVTLSLGPRGFYRKFLEEKARALEKEGLVYSTKEEVDALKAIIALLTKENEELQSKLHALDKYHAKLKRKSEEDIELLTEIIKKDKIEENLKDKYQDGLAQANIGLTSLKKQLKQTKKEPGDNHRWFELDVKEKKVLRDESYLEIHKLKLSLREANAKVEVERRLKEEAIRVSYITPQVWKEKFHKDELATLSAEHWRDHLSALKNESLGWLNEKARMNSLLDAYVGSINLLQTAAIMYRTKYGCLVRFCNELTKEVPWKIENSLEDVDENTTSYFIL